A genomic stretch from Coffea arabica cultivar ET-39 chromosome 10c, Coffea Arabica ET-39 HiFi, whole genome shotgun sequence includes:
- the LOC113714373 gene encoding VIN3-like protein 2 isoform X1: protein MRKPESKRVDSMASGFVCRSKKTSWSSLEEKRQLVHEIAQCLDDAPAVLNSFTRKELLEIICAEVGKECKCSGFTKPKMIEYLLELVTRKCNQETVKNLAPPSPSQDEKKFNKQRKNKYLSQLTTESDQSCAEIMVEDQKLLLCGNLACRAALSTDDAFCKRCSCCICLQYDENKDPSLWLTCDYNYPEEGELCGISCHLKCVLEHEPMGMKNQDSSANLDGYFCCVSCRKSNEVMRTWRKQLVVAKEARRVDVLCLRLSLSYKILVGTNKYKELLKIVESAVTILENEVGPLHRASATMDRRIVNRLSCGAQVQKLCASAVEAFDRMMASKCFDHVNEMESPAVKIHFEASSPAKVTIVLEYEDCILKDILGCRLWYRRYDMDYPQEPTYAVLAPVERLELYDLDPSTQYFCKISVDGETRTPLGVCEANWITPAQFDEKQAAGENTNEHNSQMRTESMNSSDSKVALSDDHSKELSFSEYGNKSDGSPALPSPMKNVSLASPSSNAPSTPCKSDGTTGMPQLVSKSQVKETDYEYAVRVIRKLEHEGHLGSDFRVKFLAWFSLKATVQEKRVVSVFVDTFVDDPSSLAGQLLDTFEDEICSEEKLASSHRFCTRLWH from the exons ATGAGGAAACCAGAGAGTAAAAGGGTCGATTCTATGGCATCGG GTTTTGTATGTCGCTCTAAAAAGACTTCTTGGTCAAGCTTGGAAGAGAAGAGGCAATTAGTCCACGAAATTGCTCAGTGCTTAGACGATGCTCCAGCAGTCCTGAACTCATTTACACGGAAAGAACTTCTTGAAATAATATGTGCTGAAGTAGGCAAAGAGTGCAAGTGCTCTGGATTCACAAAACCTAAAATGATAGAGTACCTTTTAGAGTTGGTAACCAGGAAGTGCAACCAGGAAACCGTTAAAAACTTGGCTCCTCCTTCCCCCTCACAAGATGAAAAGAAATTCAATAAGCAACGGAAGAACAAATATCTATCCCAACTAACCACTGAATCTGATCAATCTTGCGCGGAAATCATGGTCGAAGACCAAAAATTACTATTATGTGGCAACCTTGCATGCAGAGCTGCTCTGAGCACAGATGATGCATTTTGCAAAAGATGTTCTTGCTGTATATGTCTCCAATATGATGAAAACAAGGATCCTAGTCTGTGGTTAACCTGTGATTATAATTACCCCGAGGAAGGTGAACTTTGTGGAATATCATGCCATCTGAAATGTGTCCTTGAGCATGAGCCTATGGGGATGAAGAATCAAGATTCTTCTGCAAATCTAGATGGGTATTTCTGCTGTGTTTCTTGTCGAAAATCTAATGAAGTGATGAG AACCTGGAGAAAACAATTGGTTGTAGCCAAAGAGGCAAGGAGAGTGGATGTCCTTTGTCTACGGCTCTCCCTAAGCTATAAGATTCTGGTAGGAACCAACAAGTACAAGGAACTACTGAAAATCGTTGAATCTGCTGTGACAATCCTGGAAAATGAAGTCGGGCCTCTACATCGGGCATCAGCAACTATGGACCGGAGAATTGTTAATAGACTCTCTTGTGGTGCTCAAGTTCAGAAGTTGTGTGCCTCTGCAGTAGAAGCTTTTGATCGCATGATGGCCAGCAAATGCTTTGATCATGTAAATGAGATGGAATCACCAG CAGTCAAAATACACTTTGAAGCATCCTCTCCAGCTAAAGTAACCATTGTCTTGGAGTATGAAGATTGTATCTTGAAGGATATTCTAGGCTGCAGGCTTTGGTATCGAAGATATGACATGGATTATCCGCAGGAACCAACTTATGCTGTATTAGCGCCAGTGGAGAGACTTGAATTGTATGACCTAGATCCTTCAACCCAATATTTCTGCAAGATTTCAGTCGATGGTGAAACTAGAACCCCTCTGGGAGTTTGTGAAGCTAACTGGATAACACCTGCACAGTTCGATGAAAAACAAGCGGCAGGAGAAAACACTAACGAACATAACTCCCAGATGCGGACAGAGTCAATGAATTCCAGCGACAGCAAAGTTGCTTTAAGTGATGATCACTCGAAGGAACTGTCGTTTAGTGAGTACGGAAACAAGAGTGATGGGTCTCCTGCATTACCTTCTCCCATGAAGAATGTCTCTCTAGCAAGTCCCAGCTCAAATGCTCCATCAACGCCTTGTAAATCTGATGGAACTACGGGGATGCCACAGCTGGTTAGCAAGAGCCAGGTGAAGGAAACTGACTATGAGTATGCAGTAAGGGTTATCAGAAAATTGGAGCACGAAGGGCACCTAGGATCAGATTTCAGGGTGAAGTTTCTCGCCTGGTTTAGCTTGAAAGCCACAGTCCAAGAGAAAAGGGTAGTCAGTGTTTTCGTGGACACCTTTGTCGATgatccttcaagcttggccgggCAGCTACTTGATACCTTCGAAGATGAGATTTGCAGTGAGGAGAAATTGGCTTCTTCACACAGATTCTGCACTAGATTGTGGCAttag
- the LOC113714373 gene encoding VIN3-like protein 2 isoform X2 produces the protein MRKPESKRVDSMASGFVCRSKKTSWSSLEEKRQLVHEIAQCLDDAPAVLNSFTRKELLEIICAEVGKECKCSGFTKPKMIEYLLELVTRKCNQETVKNLAPPSPSQDEKKFNKQRKNKYLSQLTTESDQSCAEIMVEDQKLLLCGNLACRAALSTDDAFCKRCSCCICLQYDENKDPSLWLTCDYNYPEEGELCGISCHLKCVLEHEPMGMKNQDSSANLDGYFCCVSCRKSNEVMRTWRKQLVVAKEARRVDVLCLRLSLSYKILVGTNKYKELLKIVESAVTILENEVGPLHRASATMDRRIVNRLSCGAQVQKLCASAVEAFDRMMASKCFDHVNEMESPVKIHFEASSPAKVTIVLEYEDCILKDILGCRLWYRRYDMDYPQEPTYAVLAPVERLELYDLDPSTQYFCKISVDGETRTPLGVCEANWITPAQFDEKQAAGENTNEHNSQMRTESMNSSDSKVALSDDHSKELSFSEYGNKSDGSPALPSPMKNVSLASPSSNAPSTPCKSDGTTGMPQLVSKSQVKETDYEYAVRVIRKLEHEGHLGSDFRVKFLAWFSLKATVQEKRVVSVFVDTFVDDPSSLAGQLLDTFEDEICSEEKLASSHRFCTRLWH, from the exons ATGAGGAAACCAGAGAGTAAAAGGGTCGATTCTATGGCATCGG GTTTTGTATGTCGCTCTAAAAAGACTTCTTGGTCAAGCTTGGAAGAGAAGAGGCAATTAGTCCACGAAATTGCTCAGTGCTTAGACGATGCTCCAGCAGTCCTGAACTCATTTACACGGAAAGAACTTCTTGAAATAATATGTGCTGAAGTAGGCAAAGAGTGCAAGTGCTCTGGATTCACAAAACCTAAAATGATAGAGTACCTTTTAGAGTTGGTAACCAGGAAGTGCAACCAGGAAACCGTTAAAAACTTGGCTCCTCCTTCCCCCTCACAAGATGAAAAGAAATTCAATAAGCAACGGAAGAACAAATATCTATCCCAACTAACCACTGAATCTGATCAATCTTGCGCGGAAATCATGGTCGAAGACCAAAAATTACTATTATGTGGCAACCTTGCATGCAGAGCTGCTCTGAGCACAGATGATGCATTTTGCAAAAGATGTTCTTGCTGTATATGTCTCCAATATGATGAAAACAAGGATCCTAGTCTGTGGTTAACCTGTGATTATAATTACCCCGAGGAAGGTGAACTTTGTGGAATATCATGCCATCTGAAATGTGTCCTTGAGCATGAGCCTATGGGGATGAAGAATCAAGATTCTTCTGCAAATCTAGATGGGTATTTCTGCTGTGTTTCTTGTCGAAAATCTAATGAAGTGATGAG AACCTGGAGAAAACAATTGGTTGTAGCCAAAGAGGCAAGGAGAGTGGATGTCCTTTGTCTACGGCTCTCCCTAAGCTATAAGATTCTGGTAGGAACCAACAAGTACAAGGAACTACTGAAAATCGTTGAATCTGCTGTGACAATCCTGGAAAATGAAGTCGGGCCTCTACATCGGGCATCAGCAACTATGGACCGGAGAATTGTTAATAGACTCTCTTGTGGTGCTCAAGTTCAGAAGTTGTGTGCCTCTGCAGTAGAAGCTTTTGATCGCATGATGGCCAGCAAATGCTTTGATCATGTAAATGAGATGGAATCACCAG TCAAAATACACTTTGAAGCATCCTCTCCAGCTAAAGTAACCATTGTCTTGGAGTATGAAGATTGTATCTTGAAGGATATTCTAGGCTGCAGGCTTTGGTATCGAAGATATGACATGGATTATCCGCAGGAACCAACTTATGCTGTATTAGCGCCAGTGGAGAGACTTGAATTGTATGACCTAGATCCTTCAACCCAATATTTCTGCAAGATTTCAGTCGATGGTGAAACTAGAACCCCTCTGGGAGTTTGTGAAGCTAACTGGATAACACCTGCACAGTTCGATGAAAAACAAGCGGCAGGAGAAAACACTAACGAACATAACTCCCAGATGCGGACAGAGTCAATGAATTCCAGCGACAGCAAAGTTGCTTTAAGTGATGATCACTCGAAGGAACTGTCGTTTAGTGAGTACGGAAACAAGAGTGATGGGTCTCCTGCATTACCTTCTCCCATGAAGAATGTCTCTCTAGCAAGTCCCAGCTCAAATGCTCCATCAACGCCTTGTAAATCTGATGGAACTACGGGGATGCCACAGCTGGTTAGCAAGAGCCAGGTGAAGGAAACTGACTATGAGTATGCAGTAAGGGTTATCAGAAAATTGGAGCACGAAGGGCACCTAGGATCAGATTTCAGGGTGAAGTTTCTCGCCTGGTTTAGCTTGAAAGCCACAGTCCAAGAGAAAAGGGTAGTCAGTGTTTTCGTGGACACCTTTGTCGATgatccttcaagcttggccgggCAGCTACTTGATACCTTCGAAGATGAGATTTGCAGTGAGGAGAAATTGGCTTCTTCACACAGATTCTGCACTAGATTGTGGCAttag
- the LOC113713337 gene encoding double-stranded RNA-binding protein 1-like isoform X1, whose product MPTTDAFQGVSNCYVFKSRLQEFAQKVGLPTPVYDTIKEGPSHEPTFRSTVIVNNVRYDSLPGFYNRKAAEQSAAEVALLQLSSSEARVDCISQPVHETGLCKNLLQEYAQKMNYAIPMYECSKDETPGRAPLFSCTVDIGGIKYIGAAARTKKEAEIKAARTALLAIQANASGSDFNGSSIHTVVPHKKKMADLGINSQETPAALKPKKRRFKKKSKKKKHATGEGNPVPNQSIASLVVHTDDQLGQGRADSSVSKVADFGVSTDEACYSEVVGTVSVPHVNGDSKPEFNLLNDGDGLNGLVKEANETPEIVQLNSTSK is encoded by the exons ATGCCCACCACCGACGCCTTCCAAG GTGTATCAAACTGTTATGTTTTCAAGAGCCGCTTGCAAGAATTCGCTCAGAAAGTAGGACTGCCTACGCCTGTTTATGACACTATAAAGGAAGGTCCTTCTCATGAACCTACATTTAGGTCAACAGTAATTGTAAATAACGTTAGATATGATTCTCTCCCCGGATTTTATAATCGGAAGGCTGCAGAGCAATCAGCAGCAgaagttgctcttttgcagctCTCAAGTTCAGAAGCCAGGGTAGATTGCATTTCTCAACCAGTG CATGAAACAGGTTTGTGCAAAAATTTATTGCAAGAATATGCTCAAAAGATGAATTATGCAATTCCAATGTACGAGTGTAGCAAGGATGAGACTCCTGGCAGAGCGCCCTTGTTTTCATGTACTGTTGATATTGGAGGAATCAAATACATTGGAGCAGCagcaagaacaaagaaagaagcAGAAATCAAAGCTGCCCGAACTGCTTTGCTAGCCATCCAGGCTAATGCGTCTGGTTCTGATTTTAATGGCAGCTCGATACATACTGTTGTTCCGCATAAGAAGAAAATGGCAGATTTGGGAATCAATTCCCAGGAGACTCCAGCGGCACTAAAACCGAAGAAAAGGCGTTTCAAAAAGAAAtccaagaagaagaagcatgCTACAGGTGAAGGTAACCCTGTCCCAAACCAGAGCATAGCCAGCTTGGTGGTTCATACGGATGATCAGCTGGGACAGGGTAGAGCTGATTCTAGTGTCAGCAAAGTGGCTGACTTTGGAGTTTCAACAGATGAAGCATGTTACAGTGAAGTTGTGGGAACTGTTTCAGTCCCTCACGTAAATGGGGATTCTAAACCAGAATTTAATCTTCTCAACGATGGAGATGGTTTGAATGGCTTGGTTAAGGAAGCAAATGAAACTCCTGAAATTGTGCAGTTGAATTCAACCAGTAAATAG
- the LOC113713337 gene encoding double-stranded RNA-binding protein 1-like isoform X2, translating into MIAGVSNCYVFKSRLQEFAQKVGLPTPVYDTIKEGPSHEPTFRSTVIVNNVRYDSLPGFYNRKAAEQSAAEVALLQLSSSEARVDCISQPVHETGLCKNLLQEYAQKMNYAIPMYECSKDETPGRAPLFSCTVDIGGIKYIGAAARTKKEAEIKAARTALLAIQANASGSDFNGSSIHTVVPHKKKMADLGINSQETPAALKPKKRRFKKKSKKKKHATGEGNPVPNQSIASLVVHTDDQLGQGRADSSVSKVADFGVSTDEACYSEVVGTVSVPHVNGDSKPEFNLLNDGDGLNGLVKEANETPEIVQLNSTSK; encoded by the exons ATGATTGCAGGTGTATCAAACTGTTATGTTTTCAAGAGCCGCTTGCAAGAATTCGCTCAGAAAGTAGGACTGCCTACGCCTGTTTATGACACTATAAAGGAAGGTCCTTCTCATGAACCTACATTTAGGTCAACAGTAATTGTAAATAACGTTAGATATGATTCTCTCCCCGGATTTTATAATCGGAAGGCTGCAGAGCAATCAGCAGCAgaagttgctcttttgcagctCTCAAGTTCAGAAGCCAGGGTAGATTGCATTTCTCAACCAGTG CATGAAACAGGTTTGTGCAAAAATTTATTGCAAGAATATGCTCAAAAGATGAATTATGCAATTCCAATGTACGAGTGTAGCAAGGATGAGACTCCTGGCAGAGCGCCCTTGTTTTCATGTACTGTTGATATTGGAGGAATCAAATACATTGGAGCAGCagcaagaacaaagaaagaagcAGAAATCAAAGCTGCCCGAACTGCTTTGCTAGCCATCCAGGCTAATGCGTCTGGTTCTGATTTTAATGGCAGCTCGATACATACTGTTGTTCCGCATAAGAAGAAAATGGCAGATTTGGGAATCAATTCCCAGGAGACTCCAGCGGCACTAAAACCGAAGAAAAGGCGTTTCAAAAAGAAAtccaagaagaagaagcatgCTACAGGTGAAGGTAACCCTGTCCCAAACCAGAGCATAGCCAGCTTGGTGGTTCATACGGATGATCAGCTGGGACAGGGTAGAGCTGATTCTAGTGTCAGCAAAGTGGCTGACTTTGGAGTTTCAACAGATGAAGCATGTTACAGTGAAGTTGTGGGAACTGTTTCAGTCCCTCACGTAAATGGGGATTCTAAACCAGAATTTAATCTTCTCAACGATGGAGATGGTTTGAATGGCTTGGTTAAGGAAGCAAATGAAACTCCTGAAATTGTGCAGTTGAATTCAACCAGTAAATAG